The genomic DNA AGACCCCGCCCCTCTGAGTCTCAGCGGGGACAATTGTTGCCTTGGCTAGATTGTGACAGAGAGGGCAATCACCCTTCATGTTGCCTCAGCAGGCCCTGGGCCTACAGAAAGGAGACAAGATTCAGAGGTTGAGGATGGGTTCTCCTTGTAAACTGAAGGCAGCCTACTAGTTCTACCTGGGTGATAACCTGAGAACTTCGGAACCCTGCAGcctaaaaaaattctaaaggtGCCTGTCATCTCACAAAGTGACGTAAGTGTTCTTTCTTTATTTGGGGGCAGTCCAGAAGAGCACGCCACAGACATGTTTAACCCACACATATTAGATGTTCCTGCTGTAATTTTTGACAACGGTTCAGGACTCTGCAAAGCAGGCCTGTCTGGAGAGCTTGGGCCCCGCCATGTCATTAACTCTGTCTTGGGATATCCTAAAGTCAACAAGCCTTTAGTAAGACCCAGTCAGAAGTACTTGGTGGGACAAGAAGCCCTATACAAGTGTGAGGCCTTATATTTGCACTACCCCATTGAGCGTGGACTGGTAACAGGATGGGATGACATGGAGACACTCTGGAAACATCTCTTTGAGTGGGAGCTGCGAGTAAAACCTAGCCAACAGCCTGTGCTTATGACCGAGCCTTCTTTGAACCCTCGAGCAATTCGAGAAAAGGTTGCAGAAATTATGTTTGAGAACTTCAGTGTGCCTGCTTTTTACCTGTCTAATCATGCAGTGGCAGCGCTCTATGCCTCTGCCTGTGTCACAGGCCTGGTGGTGGACAGTGGTGATGGGGTCACTTGCACTGTCCCCATCTACGAGGGTTACTCCCTGCCTCACGCAGTCACCAAACTCTATATGGCAGGGAGGGACATCACAGAGCACCTCACCCGGCTCCTCTTTGCTAGTGGGTGTAACTTCCCTTGCATCCTTAACAAGGCCGTGGTAAATAACATCAAAGAGAAGCTGTGCTACATCGCCTTGGAGCCAGAGGAAGAGCTACACAA from Saimiri boliviensis isolate mSaiBol1 chromosome X, mSaiBol1.pri, whole genome shotgun sequence includes the following:
- the ACTRT1 gene encoding actin-related protein T1, which translates into the protein MFNPHILDVPAVIFDNGSGLCKAGLSGELGPRHVINSVLGYPKVNKPLVRPSQKYLVGQEALYKCEALYLHYPIERGLVTGWDDMETLWKHLFEWELRVKPSQQPVLMTEPSLNPRAIREKVAEIMFENFSVPAFYLSNHAVAALYASACVTGLVVDSGDGVTCTVPIYEGYSLPHAVTKLYMAGRDITEHLTRLLFASGCNFPCILNKAVVNNIKEKLCYIALEPEEELHKCRGKVLGAYRLPDGHVINFGHELYQVPEVLFAPDRLGIHSPGLSKMVSSSIMKCDTDIQKNLFAEIVLSGGTTLFPGLEERLMKELEQLASKGTPIKITASPDRCFSAWIGASIMTSMSSFRPMWVTSVDFKEYGTSVVQRKCF